Genomic DNA from Epinephelus moara isolate mb chromosome 24, YSFRI_EMoa_1.0, whole genome shotgun sequence:
CAGAGCTCGGGTGGTGTCTCCAGGTGTGTAAGAGTGTCGGTGCACCTTGCAGAGATCTTTGCAGGAGCGATTAAAAACTGTGGGAGAAATGGTAGATTTCCCAAAACAAGTAGACACACGAGCCTTCAGTAAAGGACCCCAGGGAGAGCTGACgctggcagagagagagaggtgatgTGCTGTGTGTCCACTGAGACAACACAGCTGGCTGGGTGAAAGGAGGGGGGGAGGAGCCAGCAGTTGGTGATTGTTCAATCATCTATCAAGACAAGACGACTCTATCAAACTGCCACCCTCTGACATTAACCatgtcccacacacacacacactctttcatcAGTCAGTATGTGGCAGTGACTGTCACACACTGTCCACTATGCTTTGTCCTTACAGATGTTCCTCTATTCTCCTCCTCAGAGCttctgagaacacacacacacacacacacacacacacacacacacacacacacacacacacagtgaagtaTTGGTTGGACTTGCTCAGTCAATTTACACACTTCTCTCTTCTTACAATGGAGTTAATCTTATTAATTGTTTTCCAAGAAATTGCAACCTTAGTTCGATTACAGCTTTTGAGAGTTGAGCATGAAACAGGGCTCAGCGCTGACATCTGTTGGctgctgtggaaaacaaaactcCCATGTGAACATACTCTACTTTATTGTGCTGATGTAAGAAAGGATGCGAGTGAAGATAACAGAGGGATGTTAGTTCTAAATGTTTATTGGCCCGTACACAGTGaagcacaacaaacagagaagTCAAATGATTGATGCTGTTAATGCAATAAGATTAATTATCAATTACAGTATattctgcagctgcaaaagaaCTACTCTAAGAACACAGTATCACTTGATGTAGTGGACAATTTGTCATGAGCAACAGGGTACAATGGCACCTCTGtcatttgaaacattttcaaacgTCCTACTTTTGAAACACACAAAGGCCAGctgtttaaaaagtataaatattTGACAGAAACCGACTTCACAGACTCACTTAGACACATCCACGTTCTACCTCAAATTAAATAAgaacacttgtttgttttaccaCCGATGATTACACACGGGACATTTTATAGTGCTATTCGACGTATTGGTTCAGTCACCAGGTGAAACTTTCCGGACACACGACAGACAAAGCTGTAAAAAAGAAGGAATTCTagaaagtgtttaaaaaaataactaattCAAGCACTAGgttttattacataataaaCTACAGGTGGATTAAAAAAAGGCAACCTGTCGCACATTTCTATCAGACGAGGAAACACTGGTGACCAACAGATGAAGGCAGGCTCAGGGGGTTATAACTGAGAGTCGTTTCCCATCGCTCCGTTTTCAGGCAAGAGAGAAGCATCTTGGCAAAAGCTCTGCTCAATAAGAGCTTTGCTTTCAGCTTTAGACAAACCCAGTCTCTTCTTTAACAGTTTGTCCTCGTTATTCAACTTTGTGCGGATTGCAGTTTTTATTTGGCTGTTATCGATGCCGAACTTGGCTGCCACGTGATCTGGAAGAAGACACATGGTAAAAAACTGTAATCTCTTTTTTGAATTATCAATATACAAAGATGGTCTGTGGGTGTGAAAAGTCCAATGATCTCTATCTTACCGATTATACTTCTCAAGATATCGGGTGGGAGTTGAGGCTTGTGGCATTCCTCTCCAGTGAAGGTGCTCCTCCGGCCCTGCAGAGAGTGTGTGGCCAACGTTTGCCTGTCAAAAATGATCATCAGCAGTGCTGACGTGTACTTCTTGTAGTCTGCGATCTCTGCGATGCGCTCGTAAAGATTTTTTGGTACTCGGAGATTCTCGGAGAGATACAAGAAGGTGTGATCGTCCTGAgggcacaaataaaaaaaaagttagctaTAAACATACTCGGATGCTTTAACGGCTGAATTTGACACCACCATGTTTGTGACTTTGTCTAATTAAGCTTAAAAACTATCAAAGTCTTGACACAGAAGCACTGACATAATTAGTCTTACTATGATAACAGAATTCAAGTGAACCGAGCAATCTTGCCAAAACTGTGTTAAGACTGTGTTATTATACGACATGGAGTGTGAGCACTGACCTCTGGGAAATTATGAACCTGTCTCATCTCTGCTTCAGGCTCAGACAGGAAAGAAACAGTCTCGTCCTGAGAGTTCTGCGGTGCTGCCGCATCGCCTCCTTGGAGAACGTGATCCAGAGTGACTCGCAGCTCATGTGCTGTGTGCCTCATCTGCATCATGAGAGTGTTCATCTCTGTAAAGCAAAAGTGTCAAACCACTTTAGACATGCTAAAGCAGATCGAGTTTATTTATAGAGTAATTAAAAGTATTAGATGGCATGTTTACAGCGTAAGCTCAGGGCCAATTAGCCAGGACTTTAGCAGAATCCGTCCCACCTCAAGAACTATTGACATGCCAACATCCAAACTCATAAAGGTGTCTGATAAAATCTAAAACTTTTGTTGAACTGTACTGTTCTATTTTTAGCTCTTAAATTGTGGTCAAAATGCCatataaaagcttttttttttactagggAATTAGTGCAATTTGTCAACTGGTCAATTAAATGTTGCTACCCTCGCTATTCACCGGCAAAAATACAAGTCAATtaaatttattattaaaatcattattattttatgcaaTTGTGCACACACCCaattaaagttattttaataatcagGCACGTTTCCTATagatttatcattattaataaatgttatttgttaACTGTTATTTAGTCACTTAATTTTAGTGAGTTGTCATGTTGTTTAGGATAATATGCAATTTTCATAACGCACAGTGCAAAGAGTCACACAATTCAGTGGATTTGTTTACTGAAAAATGGGATCAACGAATTTAAATGGGGGCGGCACGGttgtgtggtggttagcactgtcacctcacagcaagagggttcctggttcgatcccaggagggagcccttctgtgcagagtttgcatgttctccccatgtcagcgtgggttttctccgggtactccggcttcctcccacagtccaaagacatgcaggttaattggtgactctaaattggccgtaggtgtgaatgtgagtgtgaatggttgtctgtctctatgtgtcagctctgtgatagtctggtgacctgtccaggg
This window encodes:
- the LOC126386654 gene encoding uncharacterized protein LOC126386654 isoform X1, producing MPPKREAAATPTLPAAKMIKIGTDAQEFGCDPMDDKSRLAEDASYSPFPNNEQEAIDFDEENIASPGIRTDTISLLMKIEQLQAQLKYERRCRILAERELRELKEMNTLMMQMRHTAHELRVTLDHVLQGGDAAAPQNSQDETVSFLSEPEAEMRQVHNFPEDDHTFLYLSENLRVPKNLYERIAEIADYKKYTSALLMIIFDRQTLATHSLQGRRSTFTGEECHKPQLPPDILRSIIDHVAAKFGIDNSQIKTAIRTKLNNEDKLLKKRLGLSKAESKALIEQSFCQDASLLPENGAMGNDSQL
- the LOC126386654 gene encoding uncharacterized protein LOC126386654 isoform X2; amino-acid sequence: MPPKREAAATPTLPAAKMIKIGTDAQEFGCDPMDDKSRLAEDASYSPFPNNEEAIDFDEENIASPGIRTDTISLLMKIEQLQAQLKYERRCRILAERELRELKEMNTLMMQMRHTAHELRVTLDHVLQGGDAAAPQNSQDETVSFLSEPEAEMRQVHNFPEDDHTFLYLSENLRVPKNLYERIAEIADYKKYTSALLMIIFDRQTLATHSLQGRRSTFTGEECHKPQLPPDILRSIIDHVAAKFGIDNSQIKTAIRTKLNNEDKLLKKRLGLSKAESKALIEQSFCQDASLLPENGAMGNDSQL